Below is a window of Chloroflexota bacterium DNA.
GCTGGGCACGATTATCGCCTTGCTCATTGCCCTGCTCTTGAACCAAGGGGTGAAGCTGCAGGGCACCTTCCGCACGATTTACTATCTGCCCTCTATCGTCTCCGGGGTGGCTGTTGCCGTCCTGTGGGCGTGGCTTTACAACCCAGAGCTCGGGCTGATCAACGCCGTGCTGGCTAAATTCGGCATTCAAGGGCCTCGATGGATCTATTCGACGCGATGGGCTATGCCTTCGATGATCATCATGTCCCTCTGGGGAGCCGGCGGCAGCATGCTGATCTTTCTTGCCGGATTGCAGAGCATTCCCACGATGTTGTACGAGGCTGCCACGATCGATGGAGCCGGCCCATGGCGTCGATTTTGGCATATCACGCTTCCGCTGTTGACCCCCACCATCTTCTTCAGCGTCGTCATGAGGATTATCGGGTCATGGCAGATCTTTACGCAGGCGTATGTGATGACCGCAGGAGGGCCTAACAATGCGACCCTCACGGTCGTGCTGTACCTCTACCGGAAGGCGTTTGAGCAGTTCCACTTTGGATATGCTTCCGCGATCGCGTGGGTGCTGTTTTTCATCATCCTTGGATTCACCTTGCTTATCTTTAAGAGCTCGGAATTGTGGGTGTTCTATGAAAGCGAAGTGAAGAAGTAAAAGGTTCGTTGAGGGAGGAGATGCTCATGACTGTGGCATATTCCATGGCTCGCTCTTGGCAGCGATTTAGAGCCAATCCATCTCGGATCTTATTGCGGGTCTTGCTTTATATCCTGCTCGTCATTGGGGCTGTCATCTTTGCCATGCCTTTCGTTTGGATGGTGCGCACCTCGGTCATGCCGGGTTGGCAGGCTTATGCTTTCCCTCCCCAATGGATACCCGCACGGATCGATTGGAGCAATTGGAGACGGCCTTGGGAGGACTATCCATTTGCGTTGTTCTTCAGGAACTCCGCCTTCTACGCCATAGGCAATGTCACCGGCAGCGTCATATCGACATCCATAGCTGCTTATGCGTTTGCTCGGCTGAAATTCCGGGGACGTGATGTCCTGTTCATCATGGTGCTGAGCACGATGATGTTACCTTTCCAGGTCACCCTGATCCCTCAGTATGTGCTTTTCACAAAGCTGGGATGGGTGAACACCTACAAACCTCTGATCGTGCCGGCGTGGCTTGCGGCAAGTGGTTTCAACATCTTCCTGTTCAGACAATACTACATGACGATCCCGAGGGATCTGGACGAGGCGGCGAAGATCGATGGGTGTAGCCTCTTTGGGATATATTGGCGGATCCTCCTGCCTTTGAGTATGCCGGCCTTTGGCGTTGTGGCTATCCAGCAATTTACCTTTGCCTGGAACAACTTCATGGGCCCCCTGATTTACCTAAACCATCAGGAGAAGTTCACTGTGTCCCTCGCCCTTCGGCTATTCCAAACCCATTACACCCTTGATATGCAAGCACTGATGGCGGCGACGATCGTGGCATTGATCCCGGTGATTACGCTGTTTTTCATCGCACAGCGCTATTTCGTCCAGGGTATCGTGATCACCGGCGTCAAGGGATAAGGGCCGAGCGCCTTCAGAACCTAGGGGGTAAAGACGATGCGAATTCTATACCTGGACCTCGACACCTTGCGACCGGATCATCTGGGATGCTATGGGTATCATCGTGAGACCTCGCCGAACATCGATTGGATTGCCTCTCAGGGAGTCCGATTTGAGAATTGCTACGTCTCCGACGCTCCCTGCTTGCCATCACGGGCTTCCGCCTTTACAGGGCGCTTCGGGATCCACACGGGCGTTGTGGGACATGGAGGCACGGCGGCGGATCTTCGCATTGAGGGGGCTTCCCGCAGGTTTACGAATAATCCGGATCGCTGGCCGTGGATGATGGCCTTGCGTCAAGCTGGTATCTACACGGCTTCCATCAGCCCGTATGCGGAACGCCATGGGGCATGGTGGTTCTATCATGGCTTCCGGGAGATGTTTAACCCGGGCAAGCGCGGCATGGAACGCGCGGATGAGGTCGCCCCTTATGCCCTACGTTGGATAGAGCAGAACGGCAAACGTGACAATTGGTTCCTCCAGCTGAACTTCTGGGACCCTCATACTCCCTATCGAACCCCGATCACTTTCGGGAATCCTTTCGCGGACGACCCCATACCGGATTGGATAACCGATGAGATCATCGAGGCCCATTACCACAGCTACGGCCCGCATAGTGCTCATGATCCCGCGGGTTATGGCCCCTTTGATCCCAAGCGATGGGCCCAGTCCTTGCGTGTTCCCGAGGAGGTCCTGGCCCGCTTCGAGACGCTCCCTTCCGAGATCAGAAACCGGGAGGACTTCCGTAAGTGGATTGACGGGTATGACATTGGGATCCGCTACATGGATGACTATATCGGTAAGGTTCTTGAGGCGCTCGATGCCCAGGGGGTGCTGGACGAAACCGTGATCATCGTGAGCTCCGACCACGGGGAGAATCAGGGTGAGCTGAATGTGTATGGAGACCACCAGACGGCGGACCACATTACTTCCCGTGTGCCTTTGATCGTGCGTTGGCCC
It encodes the following:
- a CDS encoding sugar ABC transporter permease — encoded protein: MTSGEGIRQARWKLHLKPSTMEAIVGYLCISPWIIGFLVFTLGAMLASLGISFLRTDMLTETRFVGLDNYRKMISDSLVRKSLINTAYYSFAMVPLGTIIALLIALLLNQGVKLQGTFRTIYYLPSIVSGVAVAVLWAWLYNPELGLINAVLAKFGIQGPRWIYSTRWAMPSMIIMSLWGAGGSMLIFLAGLQSIPTMLYEAATIDGAGPWRRFWHITLPLLTPTIFFSVVMRIIGSWQIFTQAYVMTAGGPNNATLTVVLYLYRKAFEQFHFGYASAIAWVLFFIILGFTLLIFKSSELWVFYESEVKK
- a CDS encoding carbohydrate ABC transporter permease, producing MTVAYSMARSWQRFRANPSRILLRVLLYILLVIGAVIFAMPFVWMVRTSVMPGWQAYAFPPQWIPARIDWSNWRRPWEDYPFALFFRNSAFYAIGNVTGSVISTSIAAYAFARLKFRGRDVLFIMVLSTMMLPFQVTLIPQYVLFTKLGWVNTYKPLIVPAWLAASGFNIFLFRQYYMTIPRDLDEAAKIDGCSLFGIYWRILLPLSMPAFGVVAIQQFTFAWNNFMGPLIYLNHQEKFTVSLALRLFQTHYTLDMQALMAATIVALIPVITLFFIAQRYFVQGIVITGVKG
- a CDS encoding sulfatase-like hydrolase/transferase, which codes for MRILYLDLDTLRPDHLGCYGYHRETSPNIDWIASQGVRFENCYVSDAPCLPSRASAFTGRFGIHTGVVGHGGTAADLRIEGASRRFTNNPDRWPWMMALRQAGIYTASISPYAERHGAWWFYHGFREMFNPGKRGMERADEVAPYALRWIEQNGKRDNWFLQLNFWDPHTPYRTPITFGNPFADDPIPDWITDEIIEAHYHSYGPHSAHDPAGYGPFDPKRWAQSLRVPEEVLARFETLPSEIRNREDFRKWIDGYDIGIRYMDDYIGKVLEALDAQGVLDETVIIVSSDHGENQGELNVYGDHQTADHITSRVPLIVRWPGLTEQRVDHALHYQTDWAATVLELVGAPIPPLWDGVSFASAFRRGEEAGRDCLVVSQCAWSCQRSVRVGPWLMIRTYHDGLKDFPPIMLFNVEEDPHETTNLADQRPDVVNECLRLLDEWHAQMMNTSLDDTDPMWTVIREGGPFHTRGHLESYAQRLRETGREHHAEALLARHGSEG